Proteins from a single region of Gemmatirosa kalamazoonensis:
- a CDS encoding AMP-binding protein, whose product MSDAHEFLAARDFLLAHRERYDEAYATFRWPRLARFNWALDHFDAMARGNGRTALWIVRDDGDDVRLSFAELSARSDRVANALRALGARRGDRLLLMLPNVAPTWETLLACMKLGVVVVPATPQLGPTDLADRFARGGIRHVVTDADGAPKFDGLAGDYTRLVVGAERAGWTRYETAYDAPAALDPDGETRADDPLLLYFTSGTTAKPKLVLHTHASYPVGHLSTMYWIGLRADDVHWNISSPGWAKHAWSSVFAPWNAGATVFVYDYARFDARRVLDTIVGRGVTTLCAPPTVWRMLVGEDLGAYAVRLREAVSAGEPLNPEVIERVRHAWGLTIRDGYGQTETTAQVGNPPGQPVKPGSMGRPLPGYRVVLVDPDGREADVGEIALPLGDRPMGLMAGYLDASTTAQAMDGGYYRTGDVAERDADGYVTYVGRADDVFKSSDYRISPFELESALVEHPLVAEAAVVPSPDAMRLAVPKAFVALRGDARPSVDVAREIFRFVRERLPAYKRVRRLEFAELPKTISGKIRRVELRGLEERRHGGGTPADRAPGEHWEEDFPELRDGGTRDSGVGTRDSGLGTR is encoded by the coding sequence ATGAGCGACGCACACGAGTTCCTCGCCGCCCGCGACTTCCTGCTCGCGCACCGCGAGCGGTACGACGAGGCGTACGCCACGTTCCGCTGGCCGCGCCTCGCGCGCTTCAACTGGGCGCTCGACCACTTCGACGCGATGGCGCGCGGCAACGGCCGCACCGCGCTGTGGATCGTGCGCGACGACGGCGACGACGTCCGGCTGTCGTTCGCCGAGCTGTCGGCGCGCAGCGACCGCGTGGCGAACGCGCTGCGCGCGTTAGGCGCCCGCCGCGGCGACCGGCTGCTGCTCATGCTGCCGAACGTCGCGCCGACGTGGGAGACGCTGCTCGCGTGCATGAAGCTCGGCGTCGTCGTCGTGCCGGCGACGCCGCAGCTCGGACCGACGGACCTCGCGGACCGCTTCGCGCGCGGCGGCATCCGCCACGTCGTCACCGACGCCGACGGCGCGCCGAAGTTCGACGGCCTCGCCGGCGACTACACTCGGCTCGTCGTCGGCGCCGAGCGCGCGGGGTGGACGCGCTACGAGACGGCGTACGACGCGCCCGCCGCGCTCGATCCCGACGGCGAGACGCGCGCCGACGATCCGCTGCTGCTCTACTTCACGTCGGGGACGACGGCGAAGCCGAAGCTCGTGCTGCACACGCACGCGAGCTATCCCGTCGGCCACCTGTCGACGATGTACTGGATCGGCCTGCGCGCGGACGACGTGCACTGGAACATCAGCTCGCCCGGCTGGGCGAAGCACGCGTGGAGCTCCGTGTTCGCGCCGTGGAACGCTGGTGCGACGGTGTTCGTGTACGATTACGCGCGCTTCGACGCGCGCCGCGTGCTCGACACGATCGTGGGGCGCGGCGTCACCACGCTGTGCGCGCCGCCCACGGTGTGGCGCATGCTCGTCGGCGAGGACCTCGGCGCGTACGCGGTGCGGCTGCGCGAGGCCGTGAGCGCGGGCGAGCCGCTGAACCCGGAGGTGATCGAGCGCGTGCGGCACGCGTGGGGACTGACGATCCGCGACGGCTACGGGCAGACCGAGACGACGGCGCAGGTGGGCAACCCGCCGGGGCAGCCGGTGAAGCCCGGCTCGATGGGGCGCCCACTGCCCGGCTATCGCGTCGTGCTGGTCGACCCCGACGGCCGCGAGGCCGACGTCGGCGAGATCGCGCTGCCGTTAGGCGATCGGCCGATGGGCCTCATGGCCGGCTATCTCGACGCGTCGACGACCGCGCAGGCGATGGACGGCGGCTACTATCGCACGGGCGACGTGGCCGAGCGCGACGCGGACGGATACGTCACGTACGTCGGGCGGGCGGACGACGTGTTCAAGAGCTCCGACTATCGCATCAGCCCCTTCGAGCTGGAGAGCGCGCTCGTCGAGCACCCGCTCGTCGCGGAGGCGGCGGTGGTGCCGAGCCCCGACGCGATGCGGCTCGCCGTGCCGAAGGCGTTCGTGGCGCTGCGCGGCGATGCGCGTCCGTCGGTCGACGTGGCGCGCGAGATCTTCCGCTTCGTGCGCGAGCGGCTGCCCGCCTACAAGCGCGTGCGCCGGCTCGAGTTCGCGGAGCTGCCGAAGACGATCTCGGGGAAGATCCGGCGCGTCGAGCTGCGCGGCCTCGAGGAACGGCGGCACGGCGGCGGCACCCCGGCGGATCGCGCGCCGGGCGAGCACTGGGAGGAGGACTTCCCGGAGCTGCGAGATGGCGGGACTCGGGACTCGGGAGTCGGGACTCGGGACTCGGGACTCGGGACTCGGTAG
- a CDS encoding SusD/RagB family nutrient-binding outer membrane lipoprotein, with protein MRLTRISVAAAVVAAAITVGCSKDLTSLNVNPNQPTTAPASALFTNATVSTVQRFNGSFNTLSMTELFAQHIAQVQYIDEDRGHIRSTTIDALFTDAYRNELEDFQKIIDQGVAAKAAGISGPAQVMQSWVFQQLTDLWGDIPYSEALKGDIPGSSFTPKYDAQKDIYYGLLKTLTDASSALKSATDAGLGSADPIYKGNAAQWAKFANSMRARLAMRMSKADPTKADAELRAAIAAGLMTSNADNAQLNYPGDGVFDNPWSSNFAGRDDHRVSKTLLDTMNTLADPRVKIYAQPTKADPNVYAGLQNGLDNATASGALFNTTSRPGAIFYPGTTTYGTFGTSAGRKTPNYLQTYAEVQFILAEAAERGMAGLSAGAAKGYYDAGVRASITQWGGSNADADAYLARNGVAYRGGAQGLQQIGLQKWIAEFTQGLEAWSDWRRTGNPASIKPGPKQYPDVPGIPRRLIYPSNEQSVNLKSLTDAIARQGADSYLTHVWWDK; from the coding sequence ATGCGACTCACACGCATCTCGGTCGCCGCGGCGGTGGTGGCCGCGGCGATCACGGTCGGCTGCTCGAAGGACCTGACGTCATTGAACGTCAACCCGAACCAGCCGACCACCGCGCCCGCGTCGGCGCTGTTCACGAACGCGACCGTCTCCACGGTGCAGCGGTTCAACGGGTCGTTCAACACGCTGTCGATGACGGAGCTGTTCGCGCAGCACATCGCGCAGGTCCAGTACATCGACGAGGACCGCGGCCACATCCGCTCCACGACGATCGACGCGCTCTTCACGGACGCGTACCGGAACGAGCTCGAGGACTTCCAGAAGATCATCGACCAGGGCGTGGCGGCGAAGGCGGCCGGCATCTCCGGGCCCGCGCAGGTCATGCAGTCGTGGGTGTTCCAGCAGCTCACCGACCTGTGGGGCGACATCCCCTACAGCGAGGCGCTCAAGGGCGACATCCCCGGCTCGAGCTTCACGCCGAAGTACGACGCGCAGAAGGACATCTACTACGGTCTGCTGAAGACGCTCACCGACGCCTCGAGCGCGCTGAAGAGCGCGACCGACGCGGGCCTCGGCTCGGCCGACCCGATCTACAAGGGGAACGCCGCGCAGTGGGCGAAGTTCGCCAACTCGATGCGCGCACGGCTGGCGATGCGCATGAGCAAGGCCGACCCGACGAAGGCCGACGCCGAGCTGCGCGCGGCGATCGCGGCGGGGCTCATGACCTCGAACGCCGACAACGCGCAGCTCAACTATCCGGGTGACGGCGTGTTCGACAACCCGTGGTCGTCGAACTTCGCGGGGCGCGACGACCACCGCGTGTCGAAGACGCTGCTCGACACGATGAACACGCTCGCCGACCCGCGCGTGAAGATCTACGCGCAGCCGACGAAGGCGGACCCGAACGTGTACGCGGGGCTGCAGAACGGTCTCGACAACGCGACGGCGAGCGGCGCGCTGTTCAACACGACGTCGCGGCCGGGAGCGATCTTCTACCCGGGCACCACGACGTACGGCACGTTCGGCACGTCGGCGGGGCGCAAGACGCCGAACTACCTGCAGACGTACGCCGAGGTGCAGTTCATCCTCGCCGAGGCGGCCGAGCGCGGCATGGCCGGGCTGAGCGCGGGCGCGGCGAAGGGCTACTACGACGCCGGCGTGCGTGCGTCGATCACGCAGTGGGGCGGCTCGAACGCCGACGCCGACGCGTACCTCGCGCGCAACGGCGTCGCCTACCGCGGCGGCGCGCAGGGGCTCCAGCAGATCGGGCTGCAGAAGTGGATCGCGGAGTTCACGCAGGGCCTCGAGGCCTGGAGCGACTGGCGCCGCACCGGCAACCCGGCGTCGATCAAGCCGGGCCCGAAGCAGTACCCGGACGTGCCGGGCATTCCGCGCCGGCTCATCTACCCGAGCAACGAGCAGTCGGTCAACCTCAAGAGCCTGACGGACGCCATCGCGCGGCAGGGGGCGGACAGCTACCTGACGCACGTGTGGTGGGACAAGTGA
- a CDS encoding threonine ammonia-lyase, with translation MTTPTLDAPTPREIRDAADRVQGLAVRTPLVRLHVDAPVEIWLKLENLQPIGSFKLRGAANAMLTTPRSMLDRGVYTASAGNMAQGVAWVARELDVPCTVIVPDHAPATKLAAIERLGARVVKVPFERWWRVLQEHEYPGMDGLFVHPVSDRRVMAGNGTVGLEIVADLPEVDAVLVPFGGGGLSVGIAAALRTARPWARVWACEVETAAPLRASLAAGEATTCDYVPSFVDGIGGRSVLAEMWPLVRTLLAGSITVTLAEVAAAVKLLAERARVVAEGAGAAAVAAALRGVPDGAPKRVVCVVSGGNIDADKLGRILSGGVP, from the coding sequence ATGACCACCCCCACCCTCGACGCGCCCACGCCACGCGAGATCCGCGACGCCGCCGATCGCGTGCAGGGGCTCGCGGTGCGCACGCCGCTCGTCCGCCTGCACGTGGATGCGCCGGTGGAGATCTGGCTCAAGCTCGAGAACCTGCAGCCGATCGGGTCGTTCAAGCTGCGCGGCGCGGCGAACGCGATGCTGACGACGCCGCGCTCGATGCTCGACCGCGGCGTGTACACGGCGAGCGCCGGCAACATGGCGCAGGGGGTCGCGTGGGTGGCGCGCGAGCTCGACGTGCCGTGCACGGTGATCGTCCCCGACCACGCGCCGGCGACGAAGCTCGCCGCCATCGAGCGACTCGGCGCGCGCGTCGTGAAGGTCCCGTTCGAGCGGTGGTGGCGCGTGCTGCAGGAGCACGAGTATCCGGGCATGGACGGCCTGTTCGTGCACCCGGTGTCGGACCGCCGCGTGATGGCGGGGAACGGCACGGTAGGCCTGGAGATCGTCGCCGATCTCCCCGAGGTCGACGCGGTGCTCGTGCCGTTCGGCGGCGGTGGGCTGTCGGTGGGGATCGCGGCCGCGCTGCGCACGGCACGCCCGTGGGCGCGCGTGTGGGCGTGCGAGGTGGAGACCGCGGCGCCGCTGCGCGCCTCGCTCGCCGCGGGCGAGGCGACGACGTGCGACTACGTGCCGAGCTTCGTGGACGGCATCGGCGGGCGCAGCGTGCTCGCGGAGATGTGGCCGCTCGTGCGCACGCTGCTCGCGGGGTCGATCACCGTGACGCTCGCGGAGGTGGCGGCGGCCGTGAAGCTGCTCGCGGAGCGCGCGCGGGTGGTGGCGGAGGGCGCGGGCGCCGCCGCGGTGGCGGCGGCGCTGCGCGGGGTGCCGGACGGGGCGCCGAAGCGGGTCGTGTGCGTCGTGTCGGGCGGGAACATCGACGCGGACAAGCTGGGGCGGATACTGTCAGGCGGGGTGCCGTGA
- a CDS encoding CHAT domain-containing protein, with translation MRPVAPELTAARELVVVPDRDLSSVPFAALWDGRAGRYVVQAYPVRTLPSAGFVGAAGMARHGVGGSALVVGDPAADTLATRGAVALRGAAEEAAQVARLYARARLLVGAHADRRRVLALLPSSSIFHFAGHAVANSEQPELSYLALVAGGADDGLLRAREIGALRLSHLGMVVLSACNTLGARATHAGPIAGLAYSFLRAGVPAMLSSLWDVNDDATTPLLVAFHRRAAGGMGAAEALRAAQLEALESDRPETRAPRVWAAFVYSGP, from the coding sequence CTGCGCCCGGTCGCCCCGGAGCTGACGGCGGCGCGGGAGCTCGTCGTCGTCCCGGACCGCGACCTGTCGAGCGTCCCGTTCGCCGCGCTGTGGGACGGGCGCGCCGGGCGCTACGTGGTGCAGGCCTATCCGGTGCGCACGCTGCCGAGCGCCGGATTCGTCGGCGCGGCCGGCATGGCACGACACGGCGTCGGCGGCAGCGCGCTCGTCGTCGGCGACCCGGCAGCCGATACGCTGGCGACGCGTGGAGCGGTCGCGCTGCGCGGCGCCGCGGAGGAGGCAGCGCAGGTCGCGCGGCTCTACGCGCGCGCGCGATTGCTCGTCGGCGCGCACGCCGACCGTCGGCGCGTGCTCGCGCTGCTGCCGTCGTCCTCGATCTTCCACTTCGCGGGGCACGCGGTCGCGAACTCCGAGCAGCCGGAGCTCTCGTACCTCGCGCTCGTCGCCGGCGGCGCGGACGACGGCCTGCTGCGCGCGCGGGAAATCGGCGCGCTCCGGCTCTCACATCTCGGCATGGTCGTGCTCTCCGCGTGCAACACGCTCGGCGCGCGCGCGACGCACGCGGGCCCGATCGCGGGACTGGCGTACAGCTTTCTGCGCGCGGGCGTGCCGGCGATGCTCAGCTCCTTGTGGGACGTGAACGACGACGCGACGACGCCGCTGCTCGTGGCGTTTCACCGGCGTGCCGCCGGCGGCATGGGCGCGGCGGAGGCGCTCCGCGCCGCGCAGCTCGAAGCACTGGAGTCCGACCGACCGGAGACGCGGGCGCCGCGGGTGTGGGCGGCGTTCGTGTACTCCGGGCCCTGA
- a CDS encoding SusC/RagA family TonB-linked outer membrane protein, which yields MTTSWRRLLSAALTATVPAVLAAQQATTVSGVVRSDASTPLNGASVSIPGLQVGGVTNADGRYTFTVPANRASGTVTLSVRRLGYTPQTATVTLGRGPVTQDFTLVQSASQLTGVVVTALSQQREKQTIGTSQQQIGGEELTRVKTPSLVSAMSGKVSGVQIAQSGNIGGTTRIVIRGQGSIRGENQPLFIVDGIPISNRDFSTASAGGGRDYGSAIQDINPDDIASITVLKGPNAAALYGSRASNGAVVITTKTGRNAAAGTRITLTSRYMADNMSIFPSYQNQYGQGFGGEFQYVDGAGSGVNDGADESWGPKLDGRPIDQFSGKAQPWVAHPDNVKQYFDVGRTVSNNVNASASGQNMGARLSVTRDDINGIVPNSRLGRTAASLNGSGQIRKLNLNGSLNYTTSNGNRPENGYTEGNPWMTFTWFGRQVDVAGLKNKYYNTADNPYGLPDGSLYNWNDNYHRNPYWQVYENTAPDTRERVIGQLSAQYEFAPWLRGTLRGGSDSYRNTADEHFAKGNIDRANASYNGAFTSNTLRARETNFEAILTAQKSVSMFDVTLTGGGNKRRNDGFADGYSTRGILVAGIYNLANAGITPTFTNSEAHSAVNSAYGSAVITTHKVWTVEVTGRNDWSSTLPKENASYFYPSVSSSLILSDLVPALQEHTPISFLKLRGGWAQVGADASPYQLQTVYNGSSNKFGGLALYSLDNSSANAALKPERTFGTEGGLELSLFNDRVTFDGTYYLKRTRDQIIPLTISPATGFSSTVINAGQITNRGIEAMLTVKPIDRGNLHWSTTFNWTRNRNRVDELAPGLSTIVIASQWQANIEARVGQPYGILYGFGWQRDSATGKILTVDGLPQQDKNKKILGDVNPDWVGGWANEIRYKRLTLNTLLDVRKGGKNFSIGNWWGMYAGILESTLKGREIDWNKPGLVVDGIDASTHQPNTTVVTAEDYGHNLYPTHEPAIFNTGFVKLREVQLSWNAPQRFARRVYASELNIGLVGRNLLTWTNFPNYDPENATNAGNGGQGFDMGAMPTTRSIGFNISVTP from the coding sequence ATGACCACTTCCTGGCGCCGACTTCTCAGCGCCGCGCTGACGGCCACCGTGCCCGCGGTGCTCGCGGCGCAGCAGGCCACCACGGTCTCCGGAGTCGTCCGCAGCGACGCGAGCACGCCACTCAATGGCGCGAGCGTCTCGATCCCCGGTCTGCAAGTCGGTGGCGTGACCAACGCCGACGGGCGTTACACGTTCACCGTCCCGGCGAACCGCGCGTCGGGCACCGTCACGCTCAGCGTCCGGCGGCTCGGCTACACGCCGCAGACGGCGACTGTGACGCTCGGCCGCGGGCCCGTGACGCAGGACTTCACGCTCGTGCAGTCGGCCAGCCAGCTCACCGGCGTCGTCGTCACCGCGCTGAGCCAGCAGCGCGAGAAGCAGACGATCGGCACGTCGCAGCAGCAGATCGGCGGCGAGGAGCTGACGCGCGTGAAGACGCCGAGCCTCGTCAGCGCGATGTCGGGCAAGGTGAGCGGCGTGCAGATCGCGCAGAGCGGCAACATCGGCGGGACCACGCGCATCGTGATCCGCGGGCAGGGCTCGATCCGCGGCGAGAACCAGCCGCTGTTCATCGTCGACGGCATCCCGATCTCGAACCGCGACTTCTCCACCGCGTCGGCGGGCGGCGGCCGTGACTACGGCAGCGCGATCCAGGACATCAACCCGGACGACATCGCGAGCATCACGGTGCTCAAGGGGCCGAACGCCGCCGCGCTCTACGGCTCGCGCGCGTCGAACGGCGCCGTCGTGATCACGACGAAGACGGGGCGCAACGCGGCGGCCGGGACGCGGATCACGCTGACGAGCCGCTACATGGCCGACAACATGTCGATCTTCCCGAGCTACCAGAACCAGTACGGTCAGGGGTTCGGCGGGGAGTTCCAGTACGTCGACGGCGCGGGCAGCGGCGTGAACGACGGCGCCGACGAGTCCTGGGGCCCGAAGCTCGACGGCCGCCCGATCGACCAGTTCAGCGGCAAGGCGCAGCCGTGGGTCGCGCACCCGGACAACGTGAAGCAGTACTTCGACGTCGGCCGCACGGTGTCGAACAACGTGAACGCGAGCGCGTCGGGGCAGAACATGGGCGCGCGGCTCTCCGTCACGCGTGATGACATCAACGGCATCGTGCCGAACTCGCGGCTCGGCCGCACGGCCGCGTCGCTGAACGGGAGCGGTCAGATCCGGAAGCTGAACCTGAACGGCTCGCTCAACTACACGACGAGCAACGGCAATCGCCCCGAGAACGGCTACACCGAGGGGAACCCGTGGATGACGTTCACGTGGTTCGGCCGCCAGGTCGACGTCGCGGGGCTGAAGAACAAGTACTACAACACCGCCGACAACCCCTACGGCCTGCCCGACGGCTCGCTCTACAACTGGAACGACAACTACCACCGGAACCCGTACTGGCAGGTCTACGAGAACACGGCGCCGGACACGCGTGAGCGCGTGATCGGGCAGCTCAGCGCGCAGTACGAGTTCGCGCCGTGGCTGCGCGGCACGCTGCGCGGCGGCTCCGACTCGTACCGCAACACCGCCGACGAGCACTTCGCGAAGGGGAACATCGACCGCGCGAACGCGTCGTACAACGGCGCCTTCACGAGCAACACGCTCCGCGCGCGCGAGACGAACTTCGAGGCCATCCTCACCGCGCAGAAGAGCGTCAGCATGTTCGACGTGACGCTCACCGGCGGCGGCAACAAGCGCCGCAACGACGGCTTCGCCGACGGCTACTCGACGCGCGGCATCCTCGTGGCGGGGATCTACAACCTGGCGAACGCGGGGATCACGCCGACGTTCACGAACTCCGAGGCGCACTCCGCGGTGAACTCGGCGTACGGCTCCGCCGTGATCACGACGCACAAGGTGTGGACGGTCGAGGTCACGGGGCGCAACGACTGGTCGTCGACGCTGCCGAAGGAGAACGCGTCGTACTTCTATCCGTCGGTCAGCTCGTCGCTGATCCTGAGCGACCTGGTCCCGGCGCTCCAGGAGCACACGCCGATCTCGTTCCTCAAGCTGCGCGGCGGCTGGGCGCAGGTGGGCGCCGACGCGTCGCCGTACCAGCTTCAGACGGTCTACAACGGCTCGTCGAACAAGTTCGGCGGGCTCGCCTTGTACTCGCTCGACAACTCGTCGGCGAACGCGGCCCTCAAGCCCGAGCGCACGTTCGGCACGGAGGGCGGCCTCGAGCTGTCGCTGTTCAACGACCGCGTGACGTTCGACGGCACGTACTACCTCAAGCGCACGCGCGACCAGATCATCCCGCTCACGATCTCGCCGGCGACCGGCTTCAGCTCGACGGTCATCAACGCGGGCCAGATCACCAACCGCGGCATCGAGGCGATGCTGACCGTCAAGCCGATCGACCGCGGCAACCTGCACTGGTCCACGACGTTCAACTGGACGCGCAACCGCAACCGCGTCGACGAGCTGGCGCCGGGCCTCTCGACGATCGTCATCGCGTCGCAGTGGCAGGCGAACATCGAGGCGCGCGTCGGGCAGCCGTACGGCATCCTCTACGGCTTCGGCTGGCAGCGCGACTCGGCGACGGGCAAGATCCTCACGGTCGACGGCCTGCCGCAGCAGGACAAGAACAAGAAGATCCTCGGCGACGTGAACCCCGACTGGGTCGGCGGCTGGGCGAACGAGATCCGCTACAAGCGGCTCACGCTCAACACGCTGCTCGACGTGCGGAAGGGCGGGAAGAACTTCTCCATCGGCAACTGGTGGGGGATGTACGCCGGCATTCTCGAGTCGACGCTGAAAGGGCGCGAGATCGACTGGAACAAGCCGGGGCTCGTCGTCGACGGCATCGACGCGTCGACGCACCAGCCGAACACGACGGTCGTCACGGCCGAGGATTACGGCCACAATCTGTACCCGACGCACGAGCCGGCGATCTTCAACACCGGCTTCGTGAAGCTCCGCGAGGTGCAGCTCTCGTGGAACGCGCCGCAGCGCTTCGCGCGCCGCGTCTACGCGTCGGAGCTGAACATCGGCCTCGTCGGCCGGAACCTGCTGACGTGGACGAACTTCCCGAACTACGACCCGGAGAACGCGACGAACGCGGGCAACGGTGGGCAGGGCTTCGACATGGGTGCGATGCCGACCACGCGTAGCATCGGCTTCAACATCTCGGTCACGCCGTGA
- a CDS encoding histidine phosphatase family protein, with protein sequence MTTRLYLARHGATQLTAEDRFSGDIGVDLSDEGRWQATQLGDRLHEHRVDAIYCSPYSRTRDTARLIAERLGDGPGVDAIATRDGLREISHGRWEGLTRREVEARYADEYSAWEQDPFTFAPEGGESGVAVLARALPVLREIVTTHPDQRVLVVSHKATIRLLLCSLLGVDARGYRDRLDQAPACLNVLDFRDPVRARLMLFNDTSHYAGQPREAESNLSRWWDQGGGARQA encoded by the coding sequence ATGACCACACGACTCTATCTCGCGCGCCACGGCGCCACGCAGCTCACGGCCGAGGACCGCTTCTCGGGCGACATCGGCGTCGACCTGTCGGACGAGGGGCGCTGGCAGGCGACGCAGCTCGGCGACCGGCTGCACGAGCACCGCGTGGACGCGATCTACTGCAGCCCGTACTCGCGCACGCGCGACACCGCGCGGCTGATCGCCGAGCGACTCGGCGACGGACCGGGCGTCGACGCGATCGCGACACGCGACGGGCTGCGCGAGATCAGCCACGGCCGGTGGGAAGGGCTCACGCGGCGCGAGGTCGAGGCGCGCTACGCCGACGAGTACTCGGCGTGGGAGCAGGACCCGTTCACGTTCGCGCCCGAGGGCGGCGAGTCCGGCGTCGCGGTGCTCGCGCGCGCGCTGCCCGTGCTGCGCGAGATCGTCACCACGCATCCGGATCAGCGCGTGCTCGTCGTCTCGCACAAGGCGACGATCCGTCTGCTGCTGTGCAGCCTGCTGGGCGTCGACGCGCGCGGCTACCGCGACCGCCTGGACCAGGCGCCGGCGTGCCTGAACGTGCTCGACTTCCGCGATCCGGTGCGCGCGCGGCTCATGCTGTTCAACGACACGTCGCACTACGCGGGGCAGCCGCGCGAGGCGGAGTCCAATCTCTCCCGCTGGTGGGACCAAGGTGGCGGTGCGCGCCAAGCATGA
- a CDS encoding MBL fold metallo-hydrolase, translating to MTAAPTPNASALPIGDATWLLDLDFLGHPGTVGAYVVADGDDVALVETGPGSTLPALRAALAAAGFALAQVTRVIVTHIHLDHAGAAGAVLREAPRATFHVHPKGARHMIDPSKLIASATRIYGDDMDRLWGAFEPVPAERLHTLDDGEAVAVGRRRLVALHTPGHAVHHVALHEPERGDVMTGDVAGVRLGALRYVRAPTPPPDIDLDAWRASVARLRALDARRLLLTHFGAHDDVDWHLDELLARLYDSAGWIEGRFALGGSPEATVPALAARGAREVSDAGGDAALVDDYELATPSHMAVTGIARWLSQRDRMGAG from the coding sequence ATGACCGCCGCCCCGACCCCCAATGCTTCGGCGCTGCCGATCGGCGACGCGACGTGGCTGCTCGACCTCGACTTCCTCGGCCACCCCGGCACCGTCGGCGCGTACGTCGTGGCCGACGGCGACGACGTCGCGCTCGTGGAGACGGGGCCCGGATCCACCCTCCCCGCGCTGCGCGCCGCGCTCGCCGCGGCGGGCTTCGCGCTCGCGCAGGTCACGCGCGTGATCGTGACGCACATCCACCTCGATCACGCGGGCGCCGCGGGTGCGGTGCTGCGCGAGGCGCCGCGCGCGACGTTCCACGTGCATCCCAAGGGCGCGCGGCACATGATCGACCCGTCGAAGCTGATCGCGAGCGCGACGCGCATCTACGGCGACGACATGGATCGCCTGTGGGGCGCGTTCGAGCCGGTGCCCGCCGAGCGCCTGCACACGCTCGACGACGGCGAGGCCGTCGCGGTCGGACGCCGACGCCTCGTCGCCCTCCACACGCCGGGACACGCGGTGCACCACGTCGCGCTGCACGAGCCGGAGCGCGGCGACGTCATGACGGGCGACGTGGCCGGCGTGCGGCTCGGCGCCCTGCGCTACGTGCGCGCGCCGACGCCGCCGCCGGACATCGACCTCGACGCGTGGCGCGCGAGCGTGGCGCGCCTCCGCGCCCTCGACGCACGCCGCCTGCTGCTCACCCACTTCGGCGCACACGACGACGTCGACTGGCACCTCGACGAGCTGCTCGCGCGCTTGTACGACTCGGCCGGCTGGATCGAAGGGCGCTTCGCGTTAGGCGGCTCACCCGAGGCAACGGTGCCGGCGCTCGCGGCGCGCGGCGCGCGCGAGGTGTCCGACGCGGGCGGCGACGCGGCGCTGGTCGACGACTACGAGCTCGCCACGCCGTCGCACATGGCCGTGACGGGGATCGCCCGGTGGCTATCGCAGCGCGACCGGATGGGCGCGGGCTGA
- a CDS encoding DUF4159 domain-containing protein — MRSRRIALLAAAVTIVVAALVGVLRVRPLGAQRYMRFDPNVAYDGRFTFVRVKYIVRWRSGWEFDYPAMERNFMKLTDELTTLRPHTEESNIHTFDDPELLKFPIAYLSEPGGWYLNPKEAEGLRNYLAKGGFLWVDDFMRDEWVQFERQIRLVLPDARFVRLDPSHPIYNAFFHIDSLTLHHPQATELRGEFYGIYEDNDPSKRLMVVIDYNTDVGDFMEWSGQGWFPVNVTNDAYKIAIDYIIYGLTH; from the coding sequence ATGCGCTCCCGCCGCATCGCCCTGCTCGCGGCCGCCGTCACGATCGTCGTCGCTGCCCTCGTGGGCGTGCTCCGTGTCCGCCCCCTCGGCGCGCAGCGCTACATGCGCTTCGATCCGAACGTGGCGTACGACGGGCGCTTCACGTTCGTGCGCGTGAAGTACATCGTGCGCTGGCGCAGCGGGTGGGAGTTCGACTACCCGGCGATGGAGCGCAACTTCATGAAGCTCACCGACGAGCTGACGACGCTGCGGCCGCACACCGAGGAGAGCAACATCCACACGTTCGACGATCCGGAGCTGCTGAAGTTCCCGATCGCGTACCTGTCGGAGCCGGGCGGGTGGTACCTGAACCCGAAGGAGGCGGAGGGGCTGCGCAACTATCTCGCGAAGGGCGGCTTCCTGTGGGTCGACGACTTCATGCGCGACGAGTGGGTCCAGTTCGAGCGCCAGATCCGCCTCGTGCTCCCCGACGCGCGGTTCGTGCGCCTCGACCCGTCGCACCCGATCTACAACGCGTTCTTCCACATCGACTCGCTCACGCTGCACCACCCGCAGGCGACCGAGCTGCGGGGCGAGTTCTACGGCATCTACGAGGACAACGACCCGTCGAAGCGCCTCATGGTGGTGATCGACTACAACACCGACGTCGGCGACTTCATGGAGTGGTCCGGGCAGGGCTGGTTCCCGGTGAACGTGACGAACGATGCGTACAAGATCGCGATCGACTACATCATCTACGGACTCACACACTGA